The Saccharopolyspora gloriosae genome window below encodes:
- the iolC gene encoding 5-dehydro-2-deoxygluconokinase: MGIAFDVITMGRIGVDVYPLQTGVPLSQVETFGKYLGGSATNVAVAASRLGRATAVISRTGADPFGEYVHRALREFGVDDRWVTPVERYPTPVTFCELFPPDDFPLYFYRYPKAPDLEIRSGELDLDAIARARIFWITGTGLAEEPSRSATLAALEHRARRGHTVFDLDWRPMFWADHDEATSWYRRALRFATVAVGNLDECERAVGTRDPDAAADALLAAGVELAVVKQGPAGVLARTAAAEVVAPPVPVEVVNGLGAGDAFGGALCHGLLAEWGPARTMRFANASGALVASRLACSAAMPYAHEIESLLAVDRPGVSG, from the coding sequence ATGGGCATCGCGTTCGACGTCATCACCATGGGCCGCATCGGGGTCGACGTGTACCCGCTGCAGACTGGCGTGCCGCTGTCGCAGGTGGAGACGTTCGGCAAGTACCTCGGCGGGTCGGCCACGAACGTCGCGGTCGCGGCCTCCCGGCTCGGCCGGGCGACCGCGGTGATCAGCCGGACCGGCGCCGATCCGTTCGGCGAGTACGTGCACCGGGCGTTGCGCGAGTTCGGCGTGGACGACCGCTGGGTCACGCCCGTCGAGCGCTATCCGACGCCGGTGACCTTCTGCGAGCTGTTCCCGCCCGACGACTTCCCGCTGTACTTCTACAGATATCCCAAGGCGCCGGATCTGGAGATCCGCTCCGGGGAGCTCGACCTGGACGCCATCGCCCGGGCGCGGATCTTCTGGATCACCGGAACCGGGCTCGCGGAAGAGCCGAGCCGGTCGGCGACGCTGGCCGCGCTGGAACATCGGGCCCGGCGCGGGCACACCGTGTTCGACCTGGACTGGCGCCCGATGTTCTGGGCCGATCACGACGAGGCGACCTCCTGGTACCGGCGGGCGCTGCGGTTCGCGACCGTGGCGGTCGGCAACCTCGACGAGTGCGAACGAGCAGTCGGCACCCGCGATCCGGACGCCGCGGCGGACGCGCTGCTGGCGGCCGGCGTGGAGCTGGCGGTGGTCAAGCAGGGGCCGGCGGGAGTGCTCGCGCGCACCGCCGCCGCCGAGGTGGTGGCGCCGCCGGTTCCGGTCGAGGTCGTCAACGGGCTCGGCGCCGGCGACGCGTTCGGCGGCGCGTTGTGTCACGGGCTGCTCGCGGAGTGGGGGCCGGCGCGCACGATGCGGTTCGCCAACGCGTCAGGGGCGCTGGTGGCGTCGCGGCTCGCCTGTTCGGCGGCGATGCCCTACGCGCACGAGATCGAGTCCCTGCTCGCCGTCGACCGCCCCGGCGTCTCGGGTTGA